Within the Helicoverpa armigera isolate CAAS_96S chromosome 24, ASM3070526v1, whole genome shotgun sequence genome, the region CTTTTTATTAAGTTGCTTTATTGCTATTTTACTGATCAAAGTTATTGTCATCCTTTCTCTGCAGTTTCCTTTTTCGTACAATATGGAAgaacacaaatattttacagGAATCCTCGGAATACATCATCTTCTTCTAAGACTTATTTAGATTTAGGACTGTCTGAGGACCAATTAAAGACGTCACATTTGCTAAAATCTATTCAGAAGTACCTAAAAAAAACAGTCCacggcaaaaaaaatataactacaaaATCCGACTACTTAAAATGAAGGGCGCAACATTTTTCATATCAACAAAACCATTAGCaacataataaatcaaaaacgCCAAACAGCATATTTCTTCAAGAAAAACCTTTCAACGGCTGCAAAACTACCAATGTCGCGTGCATGTTTTTGTTCAGCCTGCATATAATGCATATGTATATTATGCACATAATGTGCTCGTCAATTAATTGAGCAGTTAGTCTCGCTAGCGCTAATTAATGGCCGATgctcacgactcaattacgaagGATTTTACAGCTGGTATTTACATGCTGTTGACATTTGAGTTTCGATTTTGTCGCCCGTTTTGTTTTACGTGATTGCTTACAAATTGGTTTGCATTTCATTCTAGTTTTTGTATGGAGTAAGTGCTAACGAGTTTTGTAAGGTTCTGCAGACTGAATTTTTGTTCACTGGATGAGACAATAGCCTTTGCTTCTTTCTAACTTTCGCTCCCTTAccctatatttacatatttatatatttatacctacctttatttacattgttaatGTCATTCTTCATTATGCTCCTAAAGTTTCTATCTATGGAAATGGAAATAGACTTTGCTGAAGGAAAACTGTTTTGAATCCTAAGATTTTCTGCCTTCCACTGTTCTGGGCACCTAGACAGTCATGGACAGATGTCGTTTGCCCATTAGGAGACTAGGGCAACCAAAGCTTAATATCAAGATCGCAAATATACATTAAACTATCAGTCACTTCTTAATAAGTATTTCTATTAACCTTTACAAGGTATAACTGAGCAAACATTGAAAACTAAATTACTTATCAGTTTTCAATTTACTATATCTAATGCATTACATTAAAGAGGGCACagtgggcggtcttatcgcacAAGgtgatctcttacagacaagcTTTTAGATATATTCAAAAAGGTGTGAAAAGCCTGTCTAGCGAACAGcaatattttacgtaatataAGCAAATTGATTGATGATACAAGAGTTGATGTATCAAGGTTTACCTGCATCGATGGTGGTCtcaccatttatttttaactggctTCGAAAAAGGAGGTattcaattcggatgtttgtattctTTATTGCTATACGGAGACTTTCTGTCCCATAGGGGCATCTGTGTCGGCGTACATGctcatgcactataatatgtcctgcgtagctgTTTGATccccttaaatgagaacagcctcCGTGGCCGAAAGTCAGcttgatcgcaaatacacttaTTGTACCTCGAATTACTTATAGCATTGGATTGGCTGAATCATGCCTACTTTAGTCAATAACTTGGTTGAACACAAAAGGTGCCTTTCTACTGAATATTTACACATCCCTTCATCTTTGTTGTATAGTTCAATGACCTGACTGAAAGAATTGTGCAAAAATAACTTGTGAAGTTCGCTAGACATGTTTTAGTTTCAGTCCAACGATTTGTGACTGGTTTGCACGGATGGTAGGCGGGAACAATGGGATATGGTTATAAGTCACGCACGTATCTATGTATATCTAAGTCtgctttatattatttgtatgtcaTTGTTTCAAAGGGGTATTTTGTTAGCTCGGTATGATATAGAGGGCATACTTTATGGTACGATCTTCCGTAATTCACATCTCTATGAAACCGAAGCCAATTAGGGCTGATGGATTGTTCCAAAAAATTATCCCGTCTCGGGggttacatacatacttatatggGTTGATTTCAGTCAGCAGCCTGATTTTAACTAACCCTGGTTTTCGCGGTTTCGTCCAAGTAGGTACTGGGACAACTTCCAAGTTTTTACAATCAGAAAGTAGCCTAACCAGCTCATTATCTTCACAGCGCTACGTAGGCCTGCCCGTGATGTTGAAGGCCGGCGAATACTCTCCCAACAACCCGCTGGTGCGAGCGGAACGGGCGCCGGGCGACGCTCTACTCGGGCTCGGCGAGTACGAGCGACGTCGCAACACGCTGCGCAAGATACGTCAGCAGCAGTACCGGGAGTACTTGGACCAGGTATGAGAGAAGTACATCTtcagttagtaaataaatattataagtgaGGGTTGCCCTAGTATTAAGCCCCGCTGCCACGCACCGGGGTCCGAAATCGCTTCGTGGGTGTTAGAAGCTAGCTATCACAAAGCAGCGTAGTGTTGAAGTTGACGGTTTTACCCCCCCGTCCCTAAGAGCAACAAATATTTGCAATGGTACAATCAGTATTGTGTATTTGCTAAGTCTTCTGAATACTAATTTGTTTATTAAgaattttttgtcattttttaccaaattatgtattaggtaggtacttgtaaaagataaaattgaCGTTAAACAAAATCTATTCCAGCAAGCCAAAAAGAAACAAGAAGCCAAAGAGCAAGCAGAAAGAGAGCGTCGCGAGCGAGAGCAGAAGAGAGAGCGAGAGAGGGAGAGAGATACTGCAAGAACGAGAGAGATATAGCGCGGAGCGACGACGCAGCATCCAATATGTGCCAGAGACAACCAGTTACTCTACCAAGTAGGTCATCTTAGCCAAATCATTTGTTTCATTTAAGCCTtgcaagcacttatgaatgtcaaaaatattaataagattgATTcttagttgcccattccaacgTAGCTTCCAATGGAGAAGCATGAGCAAGAAATTCCatggttttcttttaaaatatgtattgatacatacactAATATCATGTGAAGATCATATACCTAGAAtcgtaaaacaaaagataatgaaaataaaatggtgacaaaataaaatatgtacgtggtattcatatttataaatcggtttataacttggtacaaagttacaagttGATAATCATCTTATCGTATCATAGACAATCTATACATTCTCTTTCGATCCTGACGAACAATAAATGCCAGTGTCTAGGTAAAATATGGCCCAAATAACGACTCGCTTTCATACAATATTGCTAGATGGTTACgcaaaaatgaattttattcctTTCACATAGGATCAATTTTGTATATTGCAGCGTAAATGCATAgtagtatataggtatatacctaggtaGATATTGAATGATTTATACAAGACAGCatcttaagtattttattgcaCTTTCTGATACATTTATTACAAACTAGCTGGTCGAAAATTACGTGAACATCTTTTAGTAAGGCACTAAAGTTTACTTACAGAGGTAATAAACTGGCTTCCATCAGCAGTTTCACCTACTTCTTGAGGAACCTACTTTTtgtaaccggataaaaagtatcctatattttgatgtaggtaactataatttatacaatgtgtcccggggataagtgaccgcccgaaattttttgaatatttgtataaaattaaggataatttcatttatatttttgaaaaaaatcattaaaaaaaatttattgtcaggcctgttaataacaggctttgctcttttttttcaaatttcaactgactgtatttttgcatttgtttgaaatagcagcaaacattgttgtgagctattgtaggaaatatcatgtagtttattaataaattaaaagaaagtgatattaagggggcatttattggacttattttgaaaaaactgaaaaaaaggcgttattttctttgaatttttattttcttttttttctaataaatgttttattacattttgttatgtttgataattttaattgataaactatgatgtcggctagtcaataaagaaaaagaatttaaaagatgtaaaacttaggaaatatcttaaaaactgcagcacgtcacagtatttactaaaatcattaaaaaccaaaggcggtaagtcccaaatataaaggaaattatccttaattttgtacaaatattcaaaaatttcgggcggtcacttatcccgggacacattgtataactGCCAAGTTCCATCAAAATCTTTCTTCATCAtagtcttcatatattttttgacatccataaattaattttcagcctattttcatttcattttccaagcttttgtatattttttgacgttcaaaaaataCTGGTTGCTGTCTACTTTGATTccgttttttttagtttgattgATTCCAATACGGTCACCCGTTTACGGGTGAAGAAGTACAAACATAGACACTCAAAAACTttaatctttataatattagtataatattCCTTTAGATTCGTGTACTAACATAATGTAGTAAACATTGTTTCAGTAAGGTGGACACGGGTATCCAGGTGGACGGGTTCTCCTGTCCGCTCTCCGTCGCCGTGCAGACTGATGACAGCGATATGTTCCGGGTaagcattatattattattttcaatctcatcctccgagcctttttcccaaactatgttggggtcagcttccagtccaaccggattcagctgagtaccagtgctttacacaagcgactgcctatctgacctcctcaacccagtttacccgggcaacccgataccccttggttagactggtgtcagacttactggcttctgactacccgtaacggctgccaaggatgttcaatgacagccgggacctacagtttaacgtgccatccgaaacacagtcattggtgtctaagatatacttagaaagtacatacaaacttagaaaagttgtattggtacttgcctggcctgGAATCGAATCCGCGCCCtcttactcgagaggttggttcttttgcccactaggccaccacgactttttttatctataatatgaaaattatgagagagaaaaaaaatgaataatagaACGTGGATGAGTATTATGTAGTCATTCAAAAAATAGTACAGACAGCTTCATCTATAgtggggtcatttgataattttccaCACTGCATAATTGAAAACTTCACTTTCTGTGAAATCTAGGCTGATATTGCGAAGTTGAAgactttaaatttaaaaaatcatatttctaTCTTTGTAATTAGTCACAATCGAGGGAGGCTATAAGGCTACTATTAAtccaacaataattaaaaatgggGTATTCTcgccataatttttttttgctaagtTTCTAGTCAGCGATATTGCATAGCTAGAAGTGCTAAGTTCCCTATCctagtataaatatattcaaatttttCTACCTCACATTCCAGCTGCCTGGTCCGAACACGTTGTGCGAGTTAACGCAAGCGGAGCGCGAACTGTCCCCGCGCAGCGCGGTGGGACACTCGCAGTGGCAGGACTCGCACTGCGCTAGACGACGTAGCTATGGAGATTTTGATGGTAAGACATCAACAGCCTTTTTATTACTTTCTCAGGGATAAATTTATCCTATAATTACGGATTAGAATAACTGATCCATCAGTTATTTTGCGGTTGAGGATTGAATTTTGGCATTGGTTGCATATAACCTATGTCACATTGTAATCTCTAATCTGAAAACAGAGGATGGACCGATTATTGTAATCcgcgacaaaaaaaaactgttgtaaaCACTtgcttttttgaaaataatgtttatttttctggttcttctccatgaaACCCACTTCTTGGAATCATGAAACTAGCTTCAGATTCAGAAGAGTATTTAtagggttaaaaaaaaatagtttgagATCGATCGTTTCACTGCTTTGATTGAGCGTTAATAACTGTTCGGCCCGCTCAAAGTCAAACTGGTAGGCAAACTAAAATTCTGATTAAATACCTGCTGCAATTAACTGTACTAGAAAACATACTTTTCTGATTTAGTTGTTGCTTTCAACCATAAGAAAtcaaaatgaatttaataaaacaaaataattctaaccCAAAATCgatttgatatatatttttattctgctTCCAGAGCGCACATCAACGTTAGTAAAGAAGTCAAACCGAGACAAGTTAACATCAGATCTGCGTCACCAGTACATGCCTTCCATATTCGATGCAGATGCCATACAGCTCAGGAACTTACAGGCCGAGAAAGTATGTATAGctaatttattatatgtaattcaTCTATGTAAGACACAGCAATGACTTATGTATAAATTGTAAAGAAGAAAGATTTGACTGTTTGCACCGAGTAGACTCCAAAGCTGCTGCTCCAAAACCGGTtgtttgaacaattctttcattATTAGAAAGCTACTCTATCTGCGCTGAACATGGGCTTGTGTCCgcagtaacataggctacattttatccgggttcaaAGAGAACTTCTCCCGCAGGTGAAACCGAGGTTAAACGGCTAGTATACAATTACGAAATATCCtatgttataaaaaatcttgGTGAATATTTTCAGGAGGCGGCTGAACGTCGACAGTTCTACCAACAGGAGCTAAAGAACCAAATACTAGAACAACAGAGAATTAGAGAAGAGAGGAAAACTAGAGAGAAGTcagtatatattatttttcgtgttattgaaataagtagaattaacattttaaaaagtggAAGGGCTAGCGTAGCTAAGTAAACGATCTTCTTCTTAGCGgctatcccgtcttgtgacgggttcagctttccgtatcttcttcttccacttcgctctatcctggacatcttcctcttcgagttcgcagatttccatgtctttcttaaagacactcaaccaccgcagttttggcctgcctctgcgcTATATCGAGATTGAGTGTCGCATTGCCGATGTACTCAGATGGTCTCCTTTTTACAtttccgtaccatcgcagccgtttttCTTGTAAAgtattttgtcggcgacatcgcttACTTGAAAGCTACACCGTTCCTGTGTAACATAGACCcacaggacgcgagtgaaacgtGAAAAAACGCCTGGTTGATAATAAAGTTAAGCAAACCTttgcgcggtcggtccgtgggtGAGTGACATTggttttttaacaattttctttCATCATGCAGAATGTTGGAGCAAGCAGAGATGCGTCGTTTAGAGGAGCAACTGCGCATGTTACGTGTGGCGCAGG harbors:
- the LOC110378040 gene encoding LOW QUALITY PROTEIN: trichohyalin (The sequence of the model RefSeq protein was modified relative to this genomic sequence to represent the inferred CDS: deleted 1 base in 1 codon) gives rise to the protein MLSSSNIERLIAEKRHEIEREKLVMGLSPPVNEQVHQNVKQDTDTTDVRKQVSFTDIGDQKYHNDSTDHQNEKNLSDTKHQELDDSIPPDLERYIRRYVGLPVMLKAGEYSPNNPLVRAERAPGDALLGLGEYERRRNTLRKIRQQQYREYLDQQAKKKQEAKEQAERERREREQKRERERERILQERERYSAERRRSIQYVPETTSYSTNKVDTGIQVDGFSCPLSVAVQTDDSDMFRLPGPNTLCELTQAERELSPRSAVGHSQWQDSHCARRRSYGDFDERTSTLVKKSNRDKLTSDLRHQYMPSIFDADAIQLRNLQAEKEAAERRQFYQQELKNQILEQQRIREERKTREKMLEQAEMRRLEEQLRMLRVAQDREIGKQKDITANIKESSADYHSKRTELQREIEAEQRNLRAASLPHKHNQRQLQRNTNTSRSDTNPSKLPFFYPSLQERNNEITDKKPYSINIPDNSIFSANYDVDSYLRRNLNFNKEKENLKRTKKMMIAS